A genome region from Clostridium sp. JN-9 includes the following:
- the greA gene encoding transcription elongation factor GreA: MNKVKLTESGKKKLEDELEYLKTVKRVEIKEALKSARAQGDLSENADYSAAKDDQSMTETRILELEAQLKNAIVVESSESDNIFDVNKKALVKFYDIDETEEVTLVSSVEADVKNMKISIDSPLGKALYKLEVGKITQVESPDGKYQVEVIKIL, encoded by the coding sequence ATGAACAAAGTAAAATTAACAGAGTCAGGTAAGAAAAAGCTGGAAGACGAACTTGAGTATTTAAAAACCGTAAAAAGAGTTGAAATAAAGGAAGCTCTAAAATCTGCAAGAGCTCAGGGCGATTTAAGTGAAAATGCAGATTATAGTGCAGCTAAAGATGATCAGTCCATGACAGAAACAAGAATACTTGAATTAGAAGCACAGTTAAAAAATGCAATTGTAGTTGAATCAAGTGAATCAGACAATATATTTGATGTTAACAAGAAAGCACTTGTTAAATTTTATGATATTGATGAAACTGAAGAGGTTACTTTGGTTAGTTCCGTTGAAGCTGATGTTAAGAATATGAAGATAAGTATTGATTCACCACTTGGAAAAGCCCTTTACAAATTAGAGGTGGGAAAAATAACTCAGGTTGAGTCCCCTGATGGGAAATACCAGGTAGAAGTTATAAAAATACTTTAA
- a CDS encoding nitroreductase family protein produces the protein MNSTLQLLKDRFSLRKYADKEITDEDLNAIIDAAIGAPTAGNMMMYSIIVVKDKNKKYILSKTCDNQPFIANTPVILIFVADCKRWFDYYNLSNVKDFCLNKKMPFTAPDISNLLLASSDALIAAENAVIAAESLSIGSCYIGDIMEKYEIHKELLKLPEYTFPVAMLCMGYYPENAVRKPRVRFKKDYIVFNEEYKILKNEEIIDMFSEKEKSFFKENKYGAENYGQMHYSFKTGSDFSKEMARSVKEAIKQWNGDEL, from the coding sequence ATGAATTCAACACTTCAGTTACTAAAAGATCGTTTTTCTTTAAGAAAATATGCCGATAAAGAAATTACAGATGAGGATTTAAATGCTATTATTGATGCAGCTATTGGTGCACCAACAGCTGGAAACATGATGATGTATTCTATTATAGTAGTAAAGGATAAAAATAAAAAATATATTCTAAGTAAAACCTGTGATAATCAGCCTTTTATAGCAAATACACCTGTTATCTTAATATTTGTCGCAGATTGCAAACGATGGTTTGATTATTATAATTTAAGTAATGTAAAGGACTTCTGCCTAAATAAGAAGATGCCCTTTACTGCTCCTGATATATCAAATTTACTTTTGGCATCAAGTGATGCATTAATAGCTGCTGAAAATGCTGTAATAGCTGCGGAGTCACTTTCTATTGGCTCATGCTATATAGGAGATATAATGGAAAAATATGAAATTCATAAAGAATTATTAAAACTTCCTGAATATACTTTTCCGGTGGCAATGCTGTGTATGGGATATTATCCGGAAAATGCAGTTAGAAAACCCAGAGTAAGATTTAAAAAAGATTATATTGTTTTTAATGAAGAATATAAAATTCTTAAAAATGAAGAAATTATAGATATGTTTAGTGAAAAAGAAAAAAGTTTCTTTAAAGAGAATAAATATGGTGCTGAAAACTATGGACAGATGCATTATAGCTTTAAAACAGGCTCAGATTTTTCTAAAGAAATGGCAAGATCAGTGAAAGAAGCAATAAAGCAATGGAATGGAGATGAACTATAA
- a CDS encoding serine hydrolase, which produces MKNKIKVYLVDLILFFLISAPLLYNSSKINAKTNNIIQSNKVNTLNTEYLYDKQSMIITKKKKARQMNFLNRNSRLNDLKIKIDSTIGSNKNNVAVAYYDINTGDSIMINENMSFLAASTVKVPINMLLYDMVYEGKINKNEKLTYTDEDYEDGAGILQGQDLSKPIAVSDLSRYSIIYSDNIAINMLLDRIGTDNRFNYLESILGHNVDRSDNYTTAYDSLQILERLYENPDNNPYYQNLINLMENTIYHDRIDKLIPQHIVAHKIGDYNEYVNDMGIVYTKDPYILVILTKDVPDANELIGQISKVIYDNVISNEK; this is translated from the coding sequence ATGAAAAATAAAATTAAGGTATATTTAGTTGACTTAATATTGTTTTTTCTTATATCAGCTCCGTTATTATATAACTCTTCTAAAATAAATGCAAAAACAAACAATATAATTCAATCTAATAAGGTAAATACATTGAATACTGAATATTTATATGATAAACAAAGCATGATAATAACCAAGAAGAAGAAAGCCAGACAGATGAATTTCCTTAATAGAAACTCCAGGCTGAATGATCTAAAGATAAAAATTGACAGCACAATAGGCAGCAATAAAAATAATGTTGCAGTGGCATATTATGATATCAATACTGGTGACAGCATTATGATAAATGAAAATATGAGTTTTTTGGCAGCCAGTACTGTAAAAGTTCCTATAAATATGCTTCTTTATGATATGGTATATGAAGGCAAAATAAACAAAAATGAAAAACTAACATACACTGATGAAGATTATGAGGATGGAGCTGGAATCCTGCAGGGCCAGGATTTATCCAAGCCTATAGCTGTAAGTGATTTAAGCAGATACTCCATAATATATTCTGATAACATTGCCATAAATATGCTGCTGGATAGAATTGGGACTGATAACAGGTTTAATTATTTGGAAAGTATATTAGGACACAATGTAGACCGAAGTGATAACTATACTACAGCTTATGATTCGTTACAAATTTTAGAAAGGCTGTACGAAAACCCTGATAATAATCCATATTATCAAAACTTAATTAATTTAATGGAAAATACAATTTATCATGATAGGATAGATAAATTAATTCCTCAGCACATAGTAGCACATAAAATAGGTGATTATAATGAGTATGTGAATGATATGGGAATTGTTTATACAAAAGATCCATATATCCTGGTTATTCTTACAAAAGATGTACCTGATGCAAATGAATTAATTGGACAAATATCAAAAGTAATATATGACAATGTTATAAGCAATGAAAAATAG
- a CDS encoding LapA family protein, translating into MRFAFIISLIFALFISIFAIQNAAAISISLLFAKFNVSLALIIFISAAIGAIIAALLGVKRELKIKYENKQLLKRINQLEQEKKQNEIDVIREKDVLDKN; encoded by the coding sequence ATGAGATTTGCATTTATAATTTCTTTAATTTTTGCATTGTTCATTTCCATATTTGCCATCCAAAATGCAGCAGCAATTTCAATAAGTTTATTATTTGCAAAATTTAATGTTTCTTTAGCTCTGATTATATTTATTTCTGCAGCTATAGGTGCTATTATAGCAGCACTTCTTGGGGTTAAAAGAGAACTTAAAATAAAATATGAAAATAAACAGCTATTAAAAAGAATTAACCAGCTGGAGCAGGAGAAAAAGCAAAATGAAATAGATGTAATTAGGGAAAAGGATGTTTTAGATAAAAATTAA
- a CDS encoding pyruvate carboxylase, which yields MIKKFKRVLVANRGEIAIRIFRACEELGIRTVAIYSEEDKLSLFRTKADEAYLIGKDKGPVEAYLNIDEIINLALKKGVDAIHPGYGFLSENPDFARKCEEAGIEFIGPSWNVMEKMGDKIASKITAKSCGVPTIPGVQQPIKSEKEAREFAEICGYPVMVKAAAGGGGRGMRVVNRAEDLIEAYKSARNEAKKAFGIDDVFIEKYLKNPKHIEIQVLGDKSGNIVHLYERDCSIQRRHQKVIEFTPAISLSNEKRREICSDAVKIAESVGYSSAGTLEFLVDKMGNHYFIEMNPRIQVEHTITEMVTGVDIVQSQILIAEGYTLDSNEIGIRSQSDINPRGCAIQCRVTTEDPANNFAPDTGKIDVYRTGSGFGIRLDGGNGFTGAVISPYYDSLLVKTTAWSRTFADAVRKATRAIKEIKISGVKTNVDFLINVLNHEKFLKGECDTSFISENPELFDIYTKLDDEQRILKFIGEKVVNETHGHKKDFDVPVIPKVSIDSTLRGTKQILDEQGPNGVVSWIKKQNKLLLTDTTMRDAQQSLMATRMRTIDMTKIARAESVLAKDLFSMEMWGGATFDVAYRFLKESPWDRLVKLREKVPNILFQMLLRGANAVGYKNYPDNVIKEFIKESSESGIDVFRIFDSLNWLKGMEVSTEEVLKQRKIAEVCMCYTGDILDTKRDKYSLQYYIDMAKEIEKMGAHILGIKDMSALLKPYAAYKLVSALKSEIGIPIHLHTHDTTGNGVATVLMAAHAGVDIVDTAFNSMSGLTSQPALNSVVAALENTERETGLKLDEIQKLSEYWSAVRPVYKKFESGLKTGSAEIYKFEIPGGQYSNLKPQIESFGLGHRFDEIKDMYRKVNIMLGDIVKVTPSSKVVGDLAIFMVKNDLTPENIYDKAANLTFPDSAVSYFKGMMGQPKDGFPDKLQKLILKGEKPIQGRPGELLPPEDFEKINKYLTEKYKIKFSNKDIISYALYPEVFEDYLRFINQYGDLSNMGSDVFFHGLREGEISEIKIAEGKVLIVKMLEIRKADKYGNRIVVYEVNGNRREVSIKDNAANTKESNSEEMVTMADKENINEIGASIPGKLVKLLVKEGDTVKTAQSLAVIEAMKMETNITAPVCGIVKKIYSDEGKQVTSGELLIELE from the coding sequence ATGATAAAGAAATTTAAAAGAGTTTTAGTTGCAAATAGAGGAGAAATTGCAATTAGAATATTTAGAGCATGTGAAGAGCTTGGAATTAGAACAGTGGCAATTTATTCAGAGGAAGATAAATTATCGCTTTTTAGAACAAAAGCTGATGAAGCATATTTAATAGGAAAGGATAAGGGACCTGTTGAAGCATATTTAAATATAGATGAAATAATTAATCTGGCATTAAAAAAAGGTGTTGATGCAATACACCCTGGTTATGGATTTTTATCTGAAAATCCTGATTTTGCCAGAAAGTGTGAAGAAGCAGGAATTGAATTTATTGGTCCAAGCTGGAATGTAATGGAGAAGATGGGTGACAAAATAGCATCCAAAATAACAGCAAAATCTTGTGGAGTACCAACAATACCAGGTGTGCAGCAGCCAATAAAAAGTGAAAAAGAAGCCAGAGAGTTTGCTGAAATCTGCGGATATCCAGTTATGGTAAAAGCAGCTGCCGGAGGCGGCGGCAGAGGAATGAGAGTAGTAAACAGAGCTGAAGATCTTATTGAAGCATATAAAAGTGCTAGAAATGAAGCAAAAAAAGCTTTTGGTATTGATGATGTTTTTATTGAAAAATATTTAAAAAATCCTAAACACATAGAAATTCAAGTTTTAGGAGACAAATCAGGAAATATAGTTCACTTATACGAAAGAGATTGTTCAATACAAAGAAGACATCAAAAGGTAATTGAATTTACTCCTGCTATTTCTCTATCCAATGAAAAAAGAAGAGAAATATGCAGTGATGCAGTAAAAATCGCAGAAAGTGTTGGATATTCCAGTGCAGGAACATTAGAATTTTTAGTTGATAAAATGGGAAATCATTATTTTATTGAAATGAATCCTAGAATTCAAGTAGAGCATACAATTACAGAAATGGTTACAGGTGTAGATATTGTTCAAAGTCAGATTTTAATTGCAGAAGGATATACATTGGATTCAAATGAAATTGGAATAAGATCTCAAAGTGACATTAATCCAAGAGGATGTGCAATTCAATGCAGGGTAACTACAGAAGATCCAGCTAATAACTTTGCTCCTGATACGGGGAAAATAGATGTATACAGAACTGGGTCAGGTTTTGGAATAAGACTGGATGGAGGAAATGGATTTACTGGTGCTGTTATCAGCCCATATTATGACAGCCTTCTTGTAAAAACAACAGCCTGGTCAAGAACATTTGCTGACGCTGTAAGAAAAGCAACAAGAGCTATAAAAGAAATAAAAATATCAGGTGTAAAAACAAATGTTGACTTTTTAATAAATGTTTTAAATCACGAAAAGTTCTTAAAAGGTGAATGTGATACCAGCTTTATATCCGAAAATCCTGAATTATTTGATATTTATACTAAATTAGATGATGAGCAGAGAATACTAAAGTTTATTGGAGAAAAGGTTGTTAATGAAACACATGGACATAAAAAGGATTTTGATGTGCCAGTTATCCCAAAGGTATCTATAGATTCAACTCTTAGGGGAACAAAGCAGATTTTAGATGAACAGGGACCAAATGGAGTGGTGAGCTGGATAAAAAAGCAAAATAAGCTTTTACTTACAGATACTACAATGAGAGATGCGCAGCAATCACTTATGGCTACCAGAATGAGAACTATAGATATGACAAAAATAGCTAGAGCTGAAAGTGTGCTGGCAAAGGACCTTTTTTCTATGGAAATGTGGGGAGGAGCAACCTTTGATGTAGCTTACAGATTTTTAAAGGAATCTCCATGGGACAGATTAGTAAAATTAAGAGAAAAAGTTCCTAATATACTTTTTCAAATGTTATTAAGAGGTGCTAATGCAGTTGGCTATAAAAACTATCCTGACAATGTTATTAAAGAGTTTATAAAAGAATCATCTGAATCTGGCATTGATGTATTTAGGATATTTGATTCACTTAACTGGTTAAAGGGAATGGAAGTTTCCACAGAGGAAGTTTTAAAGCAGAGAAAGATTGCAGAAGTGTGCATGTGCTATACAGGGGATATTCTTGACACGAAAAGAGATAAATATTCACTTCAATACTATATAGATATGGCAAAGGAAATTGAAAAAATGGGGGCTCATATCTTAGGAATAAAAGATATGTCTGCTTTATTGAAACCTTATGCAGCTTATAAACTGGTTAGTGCTTTAAAGAGTGAGATTGGTATACCAATACATCTTCATACTCATGATACTACCGGAAACGGAGTAGCTACTGTACTCATGGCTGCTCACGCAGGAGTTGATATTGTAGATACAGCTTTCAACAGTATGTCAGGCCTCACAAGTCAGCCAGCATTAAATTCAGTAGTAGCAGCTTTAGAAAATACAGAAAGAGAAACAGGATTGAAATTAGATGAAATACAAAAACTGTCAGAATATTGGAGTGCTGTGAGACCTGTTTATAAAAAATTTGAAAGTGGGTTAAAAACAGGCTCTGCAGAAATATACAAATTTGAAATACCCGGTGGGCAATATTCTAATTTAAAACCTCAGATTGAAAGCTTCGGATTAGGTCATAGATTTGATGAAATAAAGGATATGTATAGAAAAGTAAATATCATGTTAGGAGATATTGTAAAAGTTACACCTTCTTCCAAAGTGGTGGGAGATTTGGCTATTTTCATGGTGAAGAATGATTTAACACCTGAAAATATTTATGACAAGGCAGCTAATTTAACATTCCCTGACTCCGCAGTATCATATTTTAAGGGAATGATGGGTCAGCCTAAAGATGGGTTCCCTGATAAACTGCAAAAGCTTATATTAAAGGGCGAAAAACCAATTCAGGGGAGACCCGGTGAACTTCTTCCTCCTGAAGACTTTGAGAAAATAAATAAATATTTAACTGAAAAATATAAAATTAAATTCAGTAATAAGGATATTATTAGTTATGCTTTATATCCAGAGGTATTTGAGGATTATTTAAGGTTCATTAACCAATATGGAGATTTAAGCAATATGGGCAGTGACGTTTTCTTCCATGGATTAAGAGAAGGAGAAATAAGTGAGATAAAAATTGCAGAAGGCAAAGTATTAATTGTAAAAATGCTTGAAATCAGAAAAGCAGACAAATATGGGAACAGGATTGTTGTTTATGAAGTTAATGGAAACAGAAGAGAAGTTTCTATTAAAGATAATGCTGCTAATACAAAGGAATCTAATTCTGAGGAAATGGTTACTATGGCAGATAAAGAAAATATAAATGAAATTGGAGCCAGCATTCCTGGGAAATTAGTAAAGCTGCTAGTTAAAGAAGGAGATACAGTTAAAACTGCCCAGAGCTTAGCAGTAATTGAAGCAATGAAAATGGAAACAAACATTACTGCTCCTGTTTGTGGTATTGTTAAAAAAATATATTCAGATGAAGGAAAACAGGTTACATCTGGCGAATTGTTAATTGAATTAGAATAG
- a CDS encoding acyl-CoA dehydratase activase yields the protein MYNMGIDVGSVSTDIVLTDDNNNVIDGLYLRTMGKPVKVIQEGFNILKKKYKDSEIQSVGTTGSGRKISSFLVGADAVKNEITAHAVASLDIDPEIKTIIEIGGQDSKIIIIKDGIVTDFAMNTVCAAGTGSFLDRQAERLGIPIEEFGDLALKSNNPVRIAGRCAVFAESDMIHKQQIGYKQEDIVRGLCEALVRNYLNNVGKGKDIKEKIFFQGGVAANKGMKMVFEKVLNCQVTVPKYHGLMGAIGAAILAKEAVKSKKYTGFKGFNISDCNFTSKSFECSGCVNRCEVVKILKNSEAIGCIGDRCGKWSNKSEKAV from the coding sequence ATGTACAATATGGGAATTGATGTTGGCTCAGTAAGTACTGATATAGTTCTTACTGATGACAATAATAATGTAATTGATGGATTATATTTAAGAACTATGGGTAAACCAGTAAAGGTAATTCAGGAAGGTTTTAATATATTGAAAAAAAAATACAAAGATTCTGAAATACAATCAGTAGGTACCACAGGAAGCGGAAGAAAAATATCATCCTTTCTGGTTGGTGCAGATGCAGTAAAAAATGAAATTACTGCTCATGCTGTGGCATCACTTGATATTGATCCTGAAATAAAAACAATTATAGAAATTGGCGGCCAGGATTCAAAAATAATAATTATTAAAGATGGTATAGTTACAGATTTTGCAATGAATACTGTGTGTGCTGCTGGTACTGGTTCATTTTTAGATAGACAGGCAGAAAGACTTGGAATACCAATAGAAGAGTTTGGTGATTTGGCTCTGAAATCTAATAATCCAGTTAGAATAGCAGGAAGATGTGCTGTGTTTGCAGAGTCAGATATGATACATAAGCAGCAGATAGGATACAAACAGGAAGATATAGTCAGAGGACTCTGCGAAGCCTTAGTAAGGAACTACCTGAATAACGTTGGTAAAGGTAAAGATATAAAAGAAAAAATATTTTTTCAGGGCGGTGTTGCTGCCAATAAAGGAATGAAAATGGTTTTTGAAAAAGTATTAAACTGTCAGGTAACTGTCCCCAAATATCATGGATTAATGGGAGCCATAGGTGCTGCCATATTAGCTAAGGAAGCAGTTAAAAGCAAGAAATATACAGGCTTTAAAGGATTTAATATATCTGACTGTAACTTTACATCTAAAAGCTTCGAATGCTCAGGATGTGTAAATAGATGTGAGGTAGTTAAAATATTAAAAAATAGTGAAGCCATTGGCTGCATTGGAGATAGATGCGGTAAATGGAGCAATAAATCTGAAAAGGCAGTTTAA
- a CDS encoding 2-hydroxyglutaryl-CoA dehydratase, with protein sequence MKITFPLLGNSYFAAKAILDDLGIECIVPPMSSKSALIIGTKFSPEEICLPFKIILGNYIESIKMGADTIVLTGSCGPCRYGEYCELQMNIMKKLGYNVEFIVLDKPSSIGNKEFLRRINIISEKSSKTAKEKLTALLNGYKIINLIDNIEKKARLLAGYEINKGELKTLLNNCKSDSIKCNSSHEMLNVMNKYNKKINEVKLDKYKNPIKIQIIGEIYTILEPFANLYIEDKLMDLGVSTRKSLTPSWWFKDAVLSAIKLNSLNLRIASKEYLPYYIGGHGRECIGEALMAHKEGFSGAIQIFPMGCMPEIVSKSILPSIARDKNFPIMTLVVDEMTGESGYDTRIEAFVDLLERRSKNVQYGN encoded by the coding sequence ATGAAGATTACATTCCCACTATTAGGCAATTCATATTTTGCTGCAAAAGCTATTTTAGATGATTTAGGCATAGAATGTATTGTTCCTCCTATGAGCAGCAAAAGTGCTTTGATAATTGGCACTAAATTTTCACCAGAAGAAATCTGTCTGCCATTTAAGATTATATTAGGTAACTACATTGAAAGTATCAAAATGGGGGCAGATACTATTGTTTTAACAGGAAGCTGCGGCCCATGCAGATACGGTGAATACTGCGAATTACAAATGAATATAATGAAAAAACTTGGATATAATGTTGAATTTATTGTATTAGATAAGCCATCATCAATTGGAAATAAAGAATTTTTGAGAAGAATAAATATTATATCAGAAAAATCCAGTAAAACAGCAAAAGAGAAGCTTACTGCACTCTTAAATGGATATAAGATTATTAATTTAATTGATAATATAGAAAAAAAGGCAAGGTTACTTGCTGGTTATGAGATAAATAAAGGTGAATTAAAAACTCTGCTGAATAATTGCAAAAGTGATTCGATAAAATGTAATTCTTCACATGAAATGTTAAATGTAATGAATAAATATAATAAAAAAATAAATGAAGTAAAATTAGATAAATATAAAAATCCAATAAAAATACAAATCATAGGTGAGATATACACTATATTAGAACCATTTGCAAATTTATACATTGAAGATAAGCTTATGGATCTGGGAGTATCCACAAGGAAATCATTAACTCCCAGCTGGTGGTTTAAGGATGCTGTTTTGTCTGCAATAAAATTAAATTCATTAAACTTAAGAATTGCATCAAAAGAATATCTTCCTTATTACATAGGCGGCCATGGCCGTGAATGTATTGGAGAAGCTCTCATGGCACATAAAGAAGGCTTTAGCGGAGCAATTCAAATATTTCCAATGGGCTGTATGCCTGAGATCGTTTCTAAGTCTATACTGCCATCCATTGCAAGAGATAAGAATTTCCCAATTATGACACTGGTTGTGGATGAAATGACTGGAGAATCAGGATATGACACTAGAATTGAGGCTTTTGTAGATTTGCTTGAAAGGAGAAGTAAAAATGTACAATATGGGAATTGA
- a CDS encoding acyl-CoA dehydratase activase-related protein, protein MRVGVPRGLLFCQYSSFYLNFFINLGVDVVTSEETNKEILNDGIKYCVDEACLPVKIFHGHCASLIGKCDYLFIPRIMKVHKDEYICPKFCGIGEMITNDIPDLPQVIQDPIYADTKKHLKVWCYRVGKKFTKNLSTIENAYKTALYKQENFQLGMNQENFSIKIALLGHPYNVYDNYANMNLMRKLNKLGIGIITEEFADIKEINNEMSSLYKKPFWTFERKMYGFALNMYKDSSVDGFIYISSFACGIDSIVIELIKNQVKDFPFLELKIDEQTGEVGFDTRLEAFTDMLYRKKNIVEKVNAI, encoded by the coding sequence GTGAGAGTAGGCGTACCCAGAGGGCTTTTATTTTGCCAATATAGTTCCTTCTATTTAAATTTTTTTATAAATTTAGGTGTGGATGTAGTAACATCAGAAGAAACCAATAAAGAAATATTAAATGATGGCATTAAATATTGTGTTGACGAAGCTTGTTTACCAGTTAAAATTTTTCATGGTCATTGTGCAAGTTTAATAGGGAAATGTGATTATCTTTTTATCCCCAGAATAATGAAAGTGCATAAAGATGAATATATCTGCCCCAAATTCTGTGGAATTGGTGAAATGATAACGAATGATATACCTGATTTACCTCAGGTTATTCAGGATCCAATATATGCAGATACAAAAAAACATTTAAAAGTATGGTGTTATAGGGTTGGAAAAAAGTTTACAAAGAATTTAAGCACAATAGAAAATGCATATAAAACTGCTTTATATAAACAAGAAAATTTTCAATTAGGTATGAACCAGGAAAACTTTAGCATTAAGATTGCTTTATTAGGCCATCCATACAATGTTTATGACAACTATGCAAATATGAATCTTATGAGAAAACTTAATAAACTTGGTATAGGCATAATTACAGAAGAATTTGCAGATATAAAGGAAATAAATAATGAAATGAGCAGCTTATATAAAAAACCATTTTGGACCTTTGAAAGAAAAATGTATGGCTTTGCACTTAATATGTATAAAGACAGTTCAGTGGATGGATTTATATACATATCTTCCTTCGCATGCGGCATTGATTCTATAGTAATTGAATTGATAAAAAACCAGGTAAAGGATTTTCCTTTCTTAGAGTTAAAAATAGATGAGCAGACTGGCGAAGTTGGTTTTGATACAAGATTGGAAGCATTTACAGACATGCTTTATAGAAAGAAGAATATAGTTGAGAAGGTGAATGCAATATGA
- a CDS encoding UbiA family prenyltransferase, translating to MNKNYNKINLKILNELVEFRTSAAIILSVILGSLYSNFNYGGFKINLFMAMLLASIALDGASTVFNNYFDYKKAKNTNGYLYNIHNPIVHYNLNPLTVFLIGLSFIGFSALLGLYILISTSPILLIIGGISIITAYVYSGGPYPISYTPFGELVSGIFEGTIVFSISFFIQSQQFSVSTLILSLPVAFSISNIMLTNNICDVNEDEKDGRKTLPSLIGADNAFKVLICSHLFELILITIFIFNNLVPKTFIILYFFVPVMVGNIKKFNSKKSKAKGFIFILRNTLFFNLLQVIAFIANLILVSL from the coding sequence ATGAATAAGAATTATAATAAAATAAACCTGAAAATTTTAAATGAACTTGTTGAGTTTAGAACATCAGCAGCAATTATACTTTCTGTAATTTTAGGATCATTGTATTCAAACTTTAATTATGGAGGTTTTAAAATTAATTTATTTATGGCTATGCTGCTGGCTTCTATTGCTTTAGACGGGGCCTCCACAGTTTTTAATAATTATTTTGATTATAAAAAAGCTAAGAATACTAATGGTTACTTATATAACATCCATAATCCAATAGTTCATTACAATTTAAATCCTCTGACAGTATTTTTAATTGGATTATCATTTATAGGCTTTTCAGCTTTGCTTGGACTGTATATATTAATTAGTACAAGCCCTATTTTGTTAATAATAGGTGGTATATCCATAATAACTGCTTATGTTTATTCTGGAGGACCTTATCCTATTTCATATACTCCATTTGGTGAATTAGTTTCTGGTATTTTTGAAGGTACTATTGTATTTTCAATTTCATTTTTTATACAAAGCCAGCAGTTCTCAGTGAGTACATTAATATTATCACTGCCTGTAGCATTTAGTATTTCAAACATAATGCTTACAAATAACATCTGTGATGTTAATGAAGATGAAAAAGATGGGAGAAAAACTCTTCCATCCCTAATAGGAGCAGACAATGCTTTTAAAGTTCTTATATGTTCTCATTTATTTGAGTTGATTTTAATTACAATTTTTATATTTAATAATCTGGTACCTAAAACATTTATAATATTATATTTTTTTGTGCCTGTAATGGTTGGAAATATAAAAAAATTCAATTCTAAGAAAAGCAAGGCTAAAGGTTTTATTTTTATTTTGAGAAATACATTGTTTTTTAATTTACTTCAGGTAATAGCATTCATAGCAAACTTAATTTTAGTATCATTGTAA
- a CDS encoding iron dependent repressor, metal binding and dimerization domain protein produces MDNNEFYTFSEYMKKENKLLTASMQDYMEMIYRLYKKNGFIRINELSQALNVHPPSATSMVQRLADLKLLNYEKYGVITLEESGKKLGDYLLKRHNTIEAFLKIIGVPKDFVFDDTEKIEHTISNETLERFSDFTSFFNKNPNVLEDFLKFCSNKKVNL; encoded by the coding sequence TTGGACAATAATGAATTCTATACTTTTAGTGAATATATGAAAAAGGAAAATAAATTATTAACTGCTTCAATGCAGGATTATATGGAAATGATTTATAGATTATATAAAAAAAACGGATTTATAAGAATTAATGAATTATCCCAGGCCCTGAATGTACACCCTCCATCTGCTACCAGCATGGTACAAAGGCTGGCTGATCTAAAGCTTTTGAATTATGAAAAATACGGTGTAATAACATTAGAGGAAAGCGGTAAAAAATTGGGGGATTATCTTCTGAAGAGACATAATACTATAGAAGCCTTTTTAAAAATAATAGGAGTTCCTAAAGATTTTGTTTTTGATGATACTGAAAAAATTGAGCACACTATAAGTAATGAAACTTTAGAGCGTTTTAGCGATTTTACTTCATTTTTTAATAAAAATCCAAATGTACTGGAAGATTTTCTAAAGTTTTGTTCAAATAAAAAAGTTAATCTATAA